From Firmicutes bacterium HGW-Firmicutes-1, a single genomic window includes:
- a CDS encoding DNA-binding response regulator: protein MWKKVLIVEDDDVMRAVICHAYKDKGFQVLEAVDGEEAIEVFSECEKEIDLIILDVMMPKLDGWSVCRRIRDHSEVAIIMLTSRQDDSDKLLGYELGVDEYVTKPINTKVLLAKSERMLERITSGTFGKKNVLEFDGIEINKDAYTVKIDGMEVEFAPKEYELLLYLFENQGRVLSREKILDTIWGYDYFGDDRVVDTHIKKIRKKMGDKAEYIQTVVRAGYKFDR from the coding sequence TTGTGGAAAAAGGTTTTGATCGTTGAAGATGACGATGTGATGAGAGCAGTCATTTGTCATGCCTATAAAGACAAAGGGTTTCAAGTACTAGAAGCAGTTGACGGAGAAGAGGCTATAGAGGTTTTTAGTGAATGCGAAAAAGAAATTGATTTGATTATCCTTGATGTTATGATGCCAAAGTTGGATGGGTGGTCAGTATGTAGACGAATTAGAGACCATTCGGAGGTAGCCATTATTATGCTTACTTCCAGACAGGATGACTCTGACAAGCTATTAGGATATGAGCTTGGAGTAGATGAATATGTAACAAAACCTATTAATACTAAGGTGTTGCTAGCAAAAAGCGAGAGAATGTTAGAACGAATTACGAGTGGGACTTTTGGTAAAAAGAATGTTCTTGAATTTGATGGAATTGAAATTAACAAGGATGCCTATACTGTTAAGATTGATGGTATGGAGGTGGAATTTGCGCCAAAAGAATATGAACTGTTATTATATTTATTCGAAAATCAAGGAAGAGTGTTATCAAGAGAAAAGATATTAGATACAATATGGGGCTATGACTATTTTGGTGATGATCGGGTTGTAGATACTCATATTAAAAAGATTAGAAAAAAAATGGGCGATAAGGCAGAATATATTCAAACGGTAGTTAGAGCTGGATATAAGTTTGACAGATAA